A single window of Anomaloglossus baeobatrachus isolate aAnoBae1 chromosome 5, aAnoBae1.hap1, whole genome shotgun sequence DNA harbors:
- the LOC142310196 gene encoding uncharacterized protein LOC142310196, with protein sequence MGGLLSSLYQTLLNFSGTKARILLLGLDAAGKTTLLFKLKLNETVCTIPTIGFNVETVEPIRNVTFTVWDVGGQGRIRALWKHYFKNTDGLIFVVDSADPERFVEAKAELIAILENDEMRGVPFVVMANKQDLPGAQNPMELAENLGLIKMKGHQWHIQGCSATYGTGLVEGLEVLTNLVKQFQKNKQI encoded by the coding sequence ATGGGTGGTCTCCTGAGCAGCCTCTACCAAACTCTTCTCAACTTCTCTGGAACCAAAGCCCGGATTCTGCTATTGGGTCTTGATGCTGCTGGAAAGACAACTCTGCTATTTAAACTGAAGCTAAATGAGACTGTCTGTACAATCCCCACCATCGGATTCAATGTTGAAACTGTGGAACCCATCCGTAATGTCACCTTCACCGTGTGGGACGTGGGTGGTCAGGGCAGGATCAGAGCCCTGTGGAAACATTACTTCAAGAACACAGACGGACTGATTTTTGTGGTGGACAGTGCCGATCCTGAGAGATTTGTGGAAGCCAAGGCAGAGCTCATCGCCATCCTGGAAAATGATGAAATGAGAGGTGTCCCCTTCGTTGTGATGGCCAATAAGCAAGATCTACCTGGTGCCCAGAATCCCATGGAGCTAGCAGAGAATTTGGGACTGATAAAGATGAAAGGACACCAGTGGCACATTCAGGGGTGTTCTGCTACCTATGGGACAGGACTTGTGGAGGGGCTGGAGGTCCTCACCAATTTGGTAAAACAGTTTCAAAAGAACAAACAGATCTGA